The following are encoded in a window of Thermococcus celericrescens genomic DNA:
- a CDS encoding secondary thiamine-phosphate synthase enzyme YjbQ: MTVLTRELRFQTKGEIDLIDITREVERIVEESGIENGQVLVFVPGATGAIVTIEHESGLLEDFKRALRELIPKGKGYLHDRIDDNAHSHLRATLLGASECFPVVDGRLVRGTWQQIFFVELDVIPRHRRVVVHVMGE; this comes from the coding sequence ATGACGGTTCTCACGAGGGAACTGAGGTTTCAAACGAAGGGGGAGATTGACCTCATCGACATAACCCGTGAGGTGGAGAGAATCGTTGAGGAATCCGGGATCGAGAACGGCCAGGTTCTGGTCTTTGTTCCCGGAGCGACGGGTGCGATAGTCACGATAGAGCATGAATCCGGTCTTCTGGAGGACTTCAAGCGGGCTTTGAGGGAGCTGATTCCCAAAGGCAAAGGCTACCTCCACGACAGGATAGACGACAACGCCCACAGCCACCTCCGCGCTACGCTCCTCGGGGCGAGTGAGTGCTTCCCCGTCGTTGACGGCAGGCTCGTGCGCGGAACCTGGCAGCAGATTTTCTTCGTCGAGCTGGACGTGATACCGAGGCACAGGAGGGTCGTGGTGCATGTTATGGGGGAGTGA
- a CDS encoding VanZ family protein, whose product MRRFLFLYVLLLLFLNLTPRVPSSPVANGDKLAHLVEFAALGFLGWRLWTYLLPLPFLLEFLQLFIPGRTFSFADMAANLIGFTLGVTAGWWYDGSHEGTEVSNEGGD is encoded by the coding sequence TTGAGGAGATTTCTCTTCCTCTACGTGCTCCTTCTTCTGTTTCTGAACCTAACGCCGAGGGTTCCGTCGTCGCCCGTGGCCAACGGGGATAAACTGGCCCATTTGGTAGAATTTGCTGCTCTGGGCTTTCTTGGATGGCGTTTATGGACTTACCTCCTGCCCCTGCCCTTCCTCCTGGAGTTCCTTCAGCTCTTCATCCCCGGGAGAACGTTCTCCTTCGCAGACATGGCCGCAAACCTAATAGGCTTCACCCTCGGAGTCACCGCGGGGTGGTGGTATGACGGTTCTCACGAGGGAACTGAGGTTTCAAACGAAGGGGGAGATTGA
- a CDS encoding thiamine-phosphate synthase family protein, with product MRVIADVFGQDAYDAVVDVGGLGVEPLVYIFGETPFDVVEKLKRLVGNL from the coding sequence GTGAGGGTTATAGCCGATGTCTTCGGGCAGGATGCCTATGACGCAGTCGTTGACGTGGGCGGCCTTGGGGTCGAACCGCTGGTCTATATATTCGGCGAGACGCCCTTCGACGTCGTTGAGAAGCTCAAGAGGCTGGTGGGGAACCTTTGA